The following are from one region of the Bacillota bacterium genome:
- a CDS encoding tetratricopeptide repeat protein produces MSETLCRVEVFGGLRLIVGEQVITRFRTEKTALLLAYLATHLHQSHPREILLDLLWPESTAESGRTSLRVSLSALRRMLEEHGVVPESVFYTDNFGIGLRASAVVTDLQMMESSLRLARQSTSVADRRQHLARAVSLYTDLPLKGYYEDWVLQLQEQVSERYFLALDELLKILEAEGQLDVAIEYALHGIAQDPLREEPHLALVRIHLARGYPAEARKAYAEWERLLQEDLDSTPSRETLMLARAIDSAAQQAHQTTEAMCRSALPPAPGRLVGRDREVERLLQLLKTETERLVTLVGEGGIGKTRLAIEVGRRFIAQTRHPVWFVDVTDVRDGALLLGRILQALGVTSHVATVEEEVARVLGSAPSLLVLDNFEQMDASGKQTVKSLMEQLPMLRVLITSRLHLGLSEERTVRVQPLETPFAGGWKANGAPHTEQASLESLLQCPSVQLFLAQAQQVRPGFEWNAQNAASIAGICERLEGVPLALILAASRVRVLSPQQILHSLQKHPDLLSAQQSCLPERHRSLRVSLEWSYALLSPEMRRPFRMLSVFEGGWDLAAARSVLTGFISTEIGRADAVLLDTLDALIENSLVQMEETDGEARYRMLETVRVFAEEYLEASEDAADARARHFLFYSHLAEEADRQRTGPLVAQWASCLGREHRNLLSALEYSVQRDSAKTDAGALRMAAFLWVYWMMRGALVEGRQVLHRLLDAYCASGEEEVSRWWAWVAMGVGALAWMQRDLDEAERCLTESLQRFEKRGDKAGQAFARLWLGNVLYRRQGYSQARAAYQESLALAEEIQDVEAMTYAQMWLGNLAQREGETDKAKSFYLSSLALAEKGADWYARGFLHYNLAQLAHCRGEHQVGMEHLRQCLQLRLQIRDYPGVVEALDELSLWLANTGQHAQLGAQLKGTSDALREQLHLPVRTEHQQRVDAVLRAHLNEYEIHSCIQQGRQTALDELVPLLESVLEGEAPSSL; encoded by the coding sequence TTGTCCGAAACACTGTGCCGGGTAGAAGTGTTCGGCGGCTTGCGCCTGATTGTGGGGGAGCAGGTTATCACCCGCTTTCGTACCGAGAAGACCGCGCTTTTGCTGGCTTATTTAGCCACCCACCTGCACCAATCCCATCCCCGTGAGATATTGCTGGACCTGCTATGGCCTGAAAGCACTGCTGAGAGTGGTCGTACCAGCTTGCGGGTTTCGCTCAGTGCGTTGCGAAGGATGCTTGAAGAACACGGGGTGGTGCCAGAGAGCGTCTTCTACACCGACAACTTCGGCATCGGTCTGCGGGCGTCGGCTGTGGTCACGGACCTGCAGATGATGGAGAGTAGCCTGCGCTTAGCCCGCCAGAGCACCAGCGTTGCGGATCGAAGGCAGCATCTTGCGAGAGCTGTAAGCCTTTACACCGACCTGCCGCTGAAGGGTTATTATGAGGACTGGGTGTTGCAACTGCAGGAGCAGGTTTCAGAACGCTATTTCCTCGCGCTGGATGAGCTGCTGAAGATACTGGAGGCTGAGGGACAGCTGGATGTGGCGATAGAATACGCTCTGCACGGTATCGCGCAGGACCCCCTGCGGGAAGAACCGCACCTGGCGCTTGTTCGCATCCATCTGGCAAGGGGCTATCCGGCTGAGGCGCGGAAAGCGTACGCAGAATGGGAGCGGTTGCTGCAGGAGGACCTGGATTCTACCCCATCCCGCGAGACCCTGATGCTGGCGCGAGCGATAGACTCGGCAGCGCAGCAGGCACATCAGACCACAGAGGCAATGTGCCGGAGCGCGTTACCTCCCGCACCAGGAAGGCTCGTGGGAAGAGACCGCGAGGTGGAACGCTTACTGCAGCTGCTCAAAACCGAAACCGAGCGGCTCGTGACACTGGTCGGCGAGGGGGGCATAGGCAAAACCCGTCTGGCGATTGAAGTGGGGCGACGGTTCATCGCGCAAACGCGGCACCCCGTGTGGTTCGTGGATGTCACGGACGTGAGAGACGGCGCGTTATTGCTGGGACGTATCCTGCAGGCGTTAGGCGTTACCTCACATGTCGCTACCGTAGAGGAAGAAGTCGCGAGGGTCTTGGGTAGTGCCCCGTCGTTGCTGGTGCTGGATAACTTCGAGCAGATGGACGCGAGCGGTAAGCAGACGGTAAAGAGCCTGATGGAACAACTGCCAATGCTGCGCGTGCTAATCACCTCCCGATTGCATTTGGGATTGTCCGAGGAGAGGACCGTGCGAGTGCAGCCGCTGGAGACCCCCTTCGCGGGGGGGTGGAAAGCGAACGGTGCGCCTCATACTGAACAGGCTTCTCTGGAATCGTTGCTTCAATGCCCAAGCGTGCAGCTTTTCCTGGCGCAGGCGCAACAGGTGCGCCCGGGGTTCGAGTGGAACGCGCAGAACGCCGCGTCCATTGCGGGTATATGCGAGCGTCTGGAGGGAGTACCTCTGGCGCTCATCCTCGCGGCTTCACGGGTCAGGGTGCTGTCGCCGCAACAGATACTGCACTCTCTACAGAAGCATCCCGACCTGTTGAGTGCGCAGCAGTCCTGTTTGCCGGAGCGGCATCGGTCTTTAAGGGTGTCCCTGGAGTGGAGTTATGCCCTGCTTTCCCCGGAGATGCGCCGGCCGTTCCGAATGCTGTCGGTTTTCGAGGGAGGATGGGACCTTGCGGCAGCCCGAAGCGTCCTGACGGGATTTATCTCTACTGAGATCGGACGCGCCGATGCAGTGCTACTGGACACACTGGACGCCTTGATCGAGAACTCGCTGGTGCAGATGGAGGAGACCGACGGCGAAGCGCGCTACCGGATGCTGGAGACGGTGCGCGTGTTCGCAGAGGAGTATCTGGAAGCGAGCGAGGACGCGGCAGATGCCAGAGCCAGACACTTTCTCTTCTACAGCCACCTTGCCGAAGAGGCGGATAGACAGCGCACGGGACCGCTGGTGGCGCAGTGGGCGTCCTGTCTGGGGCGTGAGCACCGCAACTTATTGAGTGCGCTGGAATACAGCGTGCAACGGGACAGCGCGAAGACCGATGCTGGTGCGTTGCGTATGGCGGCGTTTCTGTGGGTGTACTGGATGATGCGCGGCGCGCTGGTGGAAGGCAGGCAGGTACTGCATCGTTTGCTGGACGCTTACTGCGCGTCGGGAGAGGAAGAGGTTTCACGATGGTGGGCGTGGGTGGCGATGGGTGTTGGTGCGCTGGCATGGATGCAACGCGACCTCGATGAGGCGGAGCGTTGCCTGACGGAGAGCCTGCAGCGATTTGAGAAAAGGGGTGATAAAGCCGGTCAAGCCTTCGCGCGGCTGTGGCTGGGCAACGTGCTTTACCGCCGACAAGGTTATTCACAGGCGCGCGCCGCCTATCAAGAAAGCCTTGCGCTGGCGGAGGAGATACAGGATGTGGAGGCAATGACCTACGCGCAGATGTGGCTGGGCAACCTGGCGCAGAGGGAGGGGGAGACGGACAAAGCGAAGTCTTTCTACCTTTCCTCTCTGGCACTGGCTGAGAAAGGAGCAGACTGGTACGCACGGGGCTTTTTGCATTACAATCTGGCGCAGCTTGCCCACTGTCGGGGAGAACATCAGGTGGGTATGGAGCATCTTCGACAGTGCCTGCAACTGCGTCTACAGATACGGGACTACCCGGGCGTCGTGGAGGCACTGGATGAATTGAGTCTGTGGCTGGCGAACACAGGGCAACATGCGCAGTTAGGCGCACAGTTGAAGGGCACCAGCGACGCTCTGCGCGAGCAGCTGCACTTGCCCGTCCGCACAGAACACCAGCAAAGGGTGGACGCCGTGTTGCGAGCGCACCTGAACGAGTACGAGATACACAGTTGCATTCAACAGGGACGGCAAACCGCACTGGATGAGCTCGTGCCGCTGCTGGAGAGCGTGTTGGAGGGTGAAGCTCCTTCCTCGCTCTGA
- a CDS encoding methyltransferase domain-containing protein: protein MSDAQIGEQFGITFKQLERIITEAVGVNVSTLSHPKRIKTWEPAEFRLENTTVWSFKQRGNWATHDGRYRGNWSPYIPRNLILRYTNPGDLVLDPFVGGGTTAVEAKLLGRRCIARDINPVCVEMTLENLRFSLPRSLFAESPIYEPEVSVGDARCLEGIADNSVDLICAHPPYAGIIPYTSSIEGDLSQLGVGDFLHEMRQVASECYRVLKPGSKCAVLIGDTRQRKHVVPIGFKTIEVFLEAGFRLKELVIKRQHNCRTTGFWADRSVKHNFLFLAHEYLPVFEKPATDVPYEESRLPSPGFETLHATKVETSTLQTTTVWIFPQEKLKQQVDANLHQRYAGEGHNLVLIHLTEQNTRQDTQDCHASIQASAQQALSRLQQGEFVIVETRDVRFGGQVVPLAKVVVDALQPVSRLWLKEIIVVVPSNLPVWSTTEGLHIIHRYLLVYEVTA from the coding sequence ATGAGCGACGCACAGATCGGGGAACAGTTCGGGATTACCTTCAAACAACTGGAACGCATCATCACCGAAGCGGTTGGGGTAAACGTCTCCACGCTCTCGCATCCCAAACGCATCAAGACCTGGGAGCCGGCAGAATTCCGCCTGGAGAATACCACCGTCTGGAGTTTCAAACAGCGTGGCAACTGGGCGACGCACGATGGACGGTATCGTGGCAATTGGTCGCCCTACATTCCCCGCAATTTGATACTGCGCTACACCAATCCCGGCGACCTCGTGCTCGATCCGTTCGTGGGTGGCGGCACCACCGCAGTGGAAGCGAAACTGCTGGGACGGCGGTGTATCGCCCGTGACATTAACCCAGTATGTGTGGAAATGACTTTGGAAAACCTGCGCTTCAGCTTGCCACGTAGTCTTTTTGCGGAATCTCCCATCTACGAGCCTGAGGTTTCGGTCGGAGATGCCCGTTGTCTGGAGGGCATTGCCGACAACAGCGTAGACCTGATTTGCGCTCACCCGCCTTATGCCGGAATTATCCCGTATACTTCGAGCATTGAAGGCGACCTCTCCCAGCTTGGTGTTGGGGATTTCCTGCACGAGATGCGTCAGGTTGCTTCCGAATGCTACAGGGTGCTAAAACCGGGCAGCAAATGCGCTGTGCTCATCGGCGACACCAGACAACGCAAACACGTGGTACCGATAGGCTTCAAGACGATAGAAGTTTTTCTCGAGGCAGGTTTTCGCCTGAAGGAGCTGGTCATCAAGCGTCAGCATAACTGCAGGACCACAGGCTTCTGGGCGGACAGGAGCGTAAAGCACAATTTCCTGTTCCTCGCGCACGAATACCTGCCCGTTTTCGAGAAACCGGCGACTGACGTACCGTATGAGGAATCTCGTCTACCTTCCCCCGGTTTTGAAACGCTACACGCCACGAAGGTAGAGACGTCCACTTTGCAAACGACTACCGTATGGATATTCCCGCAGGAGAAACTTAAGCAACAGGTGGATGCCAATCTCCATCAGAGGTATGCTGGAGAAGGACACAATCTCGTATTAATACATCTAACTGAACAGAACACGCGACAAGATACGCAAGACTGCCACGCAAGCATACAGGCATCCGCGCAGCAGGCGTTGTCTAGGCTACAGCAAGGAGAGTTCGTTATCGTGGAAACGAGAGACGTTCGTTTCGGTGGACAGGTAGTGCCCCTTGCCAAGGTAGTTGTGGACGCGCTTCAGCCTGTCTCTCGATTATGGCTCAAGGAAATCATCGTTGTAGTGCCCAGCAACTTGCCGGTCTGGTCTACCACGGAGGGGTTACACATCATACACCGTTATCTGCTGGTCTATGAGGTAACCGCATGA
- the thrS gene encoding threonine--tRNA ligase — MAQATMTDLETLRHSTAHLMAQAVCELFPGTKLAIGPPIEDGFYYDVDPPQPITGEDLPRIEERMREIAARDLPIERIELPRLDALRLVRELGQDYKVQIIEEIPEEETISFYRQGDFIDLCRGPHVERTSQIKHFKLLSIAGAYWRGDARNKMLTRLYGTAWFTEEELHDYLQRMEEAKRRDHRKLGRELGIFLISPEVGSGLPLWLPKGAILRDTLETFLKKEQLKRGYLPVVTPHIGKLDLYKTSGHWYKYQESMFHPIQVEDEEYMLKPMNCPHHIQIYKSETRSYRDLPLRLAEFGTVYRYEQSGELGGLTRVRGFTVDDSHIFVTPDQLEDEFKNVVELVLYVFERLGLEEYHARVGLRDPKSDKYVGSDEAWEQAQQAILLAVEHMGIQYTVAEGEAAFYGPKLDFLAKDCLGRMWQLGTVQVDYTLPERFDLEYIGPDGQPHRPVMIHRAPFGSLERLIGILIEHYAGAFPLWLAPVQVIVLPIADRHVPYAQQIRQRLEEEGFRVEVDARNEKTGFKVREAELQKIPYMLVVGDRDMTNQTVSVRKRSAGDQGAVSLEAFIARLREEMGGKGY; from the coding sequence ATGGCTCAGGCGACGATGACCGACCTGGAGACGTTGCGCCACAGTACGGCGCATCTGATGGCTCAGGCTGTTTGTGAACTCTTCCCCGGCACCAAGCTGGCAATCGGCCCGCCCATCGAGGATGGCTTCTATTACGATGTGGACCCACCGCAGCCGATCACGGGAGAAGACCTGCCGCGTATTGAGGAGCGAATGCGCGAAATTGCGGCGCGCGACCTGCCTATTGAGCGTATCGAACTGCCCCGTCTCGACGCGCTCAGACTGGTGCGGGAACTCGGGCAGGACTATAAGGTGCAGATTATCGAGGAGATCCCCGAAGAGGAGACCATCAGTTTCTACCGGCAGGGCGATTTCATTGACCTGTGCCGCGGCCCCCACGTGGAGCGTACCAGCCAGATTAAACACTTCAAACTGCTCTCCATCGCAGGGGCGTACTGGCGCGGCGACGCACGAAACAAGATGCTGACCCGCCTTTACGGAACCGCATGGTTTACGGAGGAGGAGCTGCACGACTACCTGCAGCGCATGGAGGAGGCAAAGCGGCGTGACCATCGCAAGCTGGGCAGGGAGTTGGGTATCTTCCTTATCAGCCCGGAGGTGGGCAGCGGATTACCACTGTGGCTTCCCAAAGGGGCTATCCTGCGCGACACGCTGGAGACCTTCCTCAAGAAGGAACAGTTGAAACGCGGCTACCTGCCGGTGGTGACACCGCATATCGGCAAGCTGGACCTGTACAAGACCAGCGGGCACTGGTACAAGTATCAGGAAAGCATGTTCCACCCGATTCAGGTGGAAGATGAGGAATACATGCTGAAGCCAATGAACTGCCCGCACCACATCCAGATTTACAAGTCGGAGACGCGCAGTTACCGCGACCTGCCGTTGCGCCTGGCGGAGTTCGGCACGGTGTATCGCTATGAGCAGAGCGGCGAGCTGGGTGGGTTGACGCGCGTGCGCGGCTTCACGGTGGACGATTCGCACATCTTCGTCACGCCAGACCAGCTGGAAGACGAGTTCAAAAACGTGGTGGAGCTGGTGCTTTATGTGTTCGAGCGGCTGGGGCTGGAGGAATACCACGCCCGTGTGGGCTTACGCGACCCCAAGAGCGACAAATACGTGGGCAGCGACGAGGCGTGGGAGCAGGCGCAGCAAGCCATCCTGCTGGCAGTGGAACACATGGGCATCCAGTACACTGTTGCCGAAGGCGAGGCGGCGTTCTACGGACCCAAGCTGGACTTCCTTGCCAAAGACTGTCTGGGCAGGATGTGGCAGTTGGGCACGGTGCAGGTGGACTACACGTTACCCGAACGCTTCGACCTGGAGTATATCGGTCCCGACGGTCAGCCGCACCGTCCGGTGATGATACACCGCGCGCCCTTCGGCTCGCTGGAACGGCTCATCGGCATCCTGATCGAGCATTACGCAGGAGCCTTCCCGCTGTGGCTGGCGCCGGTGCAGGTGATTGTGCTGCCCATTGCCGACCGGCATGTGCCTTACGCGCAGCAGATCCGCCAGCGTCTGGAAGAGGAGGGCTTCCGCGTGGAGGTAGATGCCCGCAACGAGAAAACAGGCTTCAAGGTGCGCGAGGCGGAGCTGCAGAAAATCCCGTATATGCTGGTCGTGGGTGACCGCGACATGACCAACCAGACCGTTTCCGTGCGCAAACGCAGCGCAGGCGACCAGGGCGCGGTGTCTCTGGAGGCGTTCATCGCCCGTTTGCGTGAGGAGATGGGCGGAAAGGGATACTGA
- a CDS encoding peptidoglycan recognition protein family protein translates to MRFVRTFSVIILCILIGCAVVWYLYRTGYPLPAPLTRITPPRPPVPEGILIHHSATPFRLKGRMVDAKKIDEMHRQRGFSIVCGEKTYHIGYHYVILPDGRIQPGRPENCQGAHSGNGYYNSRYLGICLIGDFDSHGRWNGRRSAKQPTPAQIESLVKLCAKLMQKYNIPLQNVRRHRDVSQTYCPGDRFPYRRVQMLIAQELERRIQNASVTQPTR, encoded by the coding sequence ATGCGTTTTGTCCGGACATTTTCCGTTATCATCTTGTGTATCCTCATCGGATGTGCTGTAGTCTGGTATCTTTATCGCACAGGCTATCCTCTGCCTGCGCCTTTGACACGTATCACTCCCCCTCGCCCGCCCGTACCCGAAGGCATTCTCATCCACCACTCCGCAACACCCTTCCGCCTGAAAGGCCGCATGGTGGATGCGAAGAAAATAGACGAAATGCATCGACAGCGCGGTTTTAGTATAGTTTGTGGCGAAAAAACCTATCATATTGGTTATCACTACGTGATACTGCCGGACGGGCGCATTCAGCCCGGTCGCCCGGAAAACTGCCAGGGAGCTCACTCTGGAAACGGTTACTACAACAGCAGGTACCTCGGTATTTGCCTCATCGGTGACTTTGATAGCCACGGCAGGTGGAATGGCAGACGAAGCGCGAAACAGCCAACCCCGGCGCAGATAGAGTCGCTGGTGAAGCTCTGTGCCAAACTGATGCAGAAATACAACATCCCCTTGCAGAACGTACGTCGCCACCGCGATGTCAGCCAAACCTACTGCCCGGGGGACCGTTTTCCCTACAGGCGGGTGCAGATGCTCATCGCGCAGGAACTGGAGAGGCGAATACAGAATGCTTCTGTAACGCAACCGACCCGTTAA